The DNA region CGTGACGAATCCCGTGAATAGCGAAGTCGTGCCGGTCTTTATTTCTGATTATGTTTTAGCTGGTTATGGAACGGGTGCCGTGATGGCGGTACCAGCGCACGATGATCGTGATTTTGCTTTTGCAAAAGCGTTTGACTTGCCAATCAAGCAAGTTGTTGCTGAACATCATATCGATGTAAAAAATCCTCCTGTAGAAGGCAAGCCAACCGTTGCAAGAAAAACGGTGCAAGCTCTCATTCGCGATCCAAAAAATGGAAAGATTCTTTGCTTAAATTGGAAGAAGCATCCATGGACGACCTTTGTTATTGGTGGTGTCGAAGGAGATGAGGATCCTGTTGATGCTATCTTACGCGAAATCAAAGAAGAGACGGGTTATACAAATCTCTCTCTCGTGCGACAGCTCGGGCCTTCGCTTGTTGCTGAATATTTTGCTGCGCATAAAAACGAAAACAGATACGCTGATGTTACCGGCTATTTATTTGAGTTAATCAGTGACGAGCATGAAATTATTTCTGCTGAAGAGCAAGAAAAGCATGAACTCGTTTGGCTCGATCGTTCTGAGATTACTCCTGAACGAATGACTTGTTCTGAATTGGGAGCTTGGATGTGGAATTTGGATCACCCAGAAGGTCGTGCTTTTACTGATAATGGTATTGCGGTGAACTCAGACTTTATCAACGGATTACCAACCTGGAAGGCAAAGATGGATATGACAAGTTGGCTTACTGAATATGGAAAGGGCGAGTACGCAGCAACGTTTAGATTGCGTGATTGGGTATTTTCTCGTCAGCGTTATTGGGGAGAGCCGATGCCAATTGTTCATTGTGATCAATGTGGCTTTGTTGCAGTGCCTGATGATCAGTTGCCCGTTGTGCTTCCGGAGGTTGAAGCCTATGAACCAGGCGAAGATGGCTCGTCGCCGCTCGCAAAGATTGATGAATGGGTAAATACCAGCTGTCCCTCTTGTGGCGGCAAAGCCAAACGCGAAACGGATGTGATGCCAAACTGGGCTGGTTCGAGTTGGTACTTTTTACGTTATTGCGATCCGCACAATGATGAAGCGTTTGCTTCTCAAGAAGCGATGAACTATTGGATGCCAGTCAATCTTTATAATGGCGGCATGGAGCATACAACGCTTCACCTTCTCTACTCACGATTCTGGCATAAGTTTTTGTGGGATCTTGGACATATTCCAAAAGAGGTTGGTCCTGAGCCATACGCAAAACGTCGTTCGCATGGACTTGTGATGGCCGAAGGTGGAGAAAAAATGTCAAAATCAAAAGGTAATGTTGTAAATCCAGATGATGTGATTGCTGCTCATGGTGCGGACGTCTTCAAGGTCTATGAATTGTTCATGGGGCCTTTTGATCAAGCCGTCCCTTGGGATACGAATGGTATCGAAGGCGTAAAACGATTCTTGGATAAAATTTGGCAACTCTTTGATCGTGAGAATGAAGTACCAGAAGCATCAGCAGCTCTTGAGACGCTTTATCATCAAACCGTTAAAAAAGTTGGTGAAGGCATTGATGAATTGCAGTTTAATACCTGTGTCTCATCGCTCATGATTTTGGTAAATGCCTTTCAAGATCATGGCGGTATCCCAGCTTCGATGAAAAAAGGTTTTGTTGGAATAGTTGCTCCATTTATCCCACATCTTTCCGAAGAGCTTTGGATGAAGCTAGGCGAAAAGGGGAGCGTGCATTTAAGCGCATGGCCTAAGTACAATGAATCAAAGCTAGTTGCAGATACATTCGAGCTCGTTGTGCAGGTTAATGGAAAAGTTCGCGCGAAGTTGCAAGCCTCTACTTCTATCACAGAAGAAGAAGCAAAAGCACTCGCTCTAAATGCCGAAGGAATTGCGACATGGCTTGATGGTAAAGAACCTAAAAAGGTAATTTATATTAAGGGTAAACTCGTAAGTATCGTGATGTAAGAAAAACGCCATAGAGAAAACAGCGACCATCGAGTAGATGGTCGCTTTGTATAACGATTAACACGTTTGAGGATAGAATTGTTGGACCCATTTTCGGTATTGGATGATAGGTCCATCACCTTCTGCGAGAAGAGGTTTTTCAATATAGATCTTGGACTTCCACATAGGGATATCCTGACTGACATCATGCGCATAAGAGCGCAGAGCAATCTTATGCACTAGCCGAGTCAGTCCTGGGATGGGGTGATCTTTGACGCTGCAGGCGATGCGCAAATGCAGCCTGTCTACTTCAATAGGTGTCGATAAGACGAGGAGTCGAACATGAAGTCCAACCGCCGCCACTCCTGCTCGTACGAGTGAGTAGCCAAGTCCATGAACATCAGCTTCAAAACGTAGTTCAGCGTTAAGTCCAGGGAGGTATATCCAATCGAGACTGCGCTTTACGGCATAACCACTTTTGAGGGTTTGACCTTGTATTGCTAGAGGCTTTACCGCGATGGCAGAGGCATAGCTATGCACGGCTCCAAAGTGGCCAAGATCAACGCTATTCTCACCCGTTTCTTGAGGATGACCACGAAAGACCCAATCATGAAATGTGAATGGCCGCCATTTGTTCATGTCGAGCGCAGGAACATTCCAGTGCGGATCCGCGCCTATTGCATCGTAGTAGGCAAGAATCAAACCATTTTGCTCACGAATGGGATAGGTAGTGAGCTTTGCTCGTTGCGGTGGGCGCTTTGTTGGATAAGGTGTTCTTGTGCACCTACCCGTGCCATCAAAAGCGAAGCCATGAAATGGGCAGACGAGCTCGTTCTTGATGATCTTTCCATCGCCAAAATGGGCGCCCATATGCGGACAGTAAGCATCCACGAGGCGAGCTTGGTTGTTGTTATCGCGATAGAGAACAAGGTCTCGTCCAAAGTATCGGAGGCTTTTGATCTCTCGCTTTTTTAGCTCATCACTTGTTGAGACGACATACCATCCGTTAGGGATCGTCTTATAAGGAACATTCTGCGACATGACTAGCACTCCTGTACAGATCAACGCATTACATTGCGTTGTAATGCGGCAAGATTTTCTCATGTAGAATCTTGAACGTCAAAAAATAATGCTAATGATAAAAAAGAACGACCCGCCGAGTAGGTGGGTCGTTTTTTCTAGAGGCTCAGATCAGATGATCAGAGCGAGGAAACGGGCGTCATCAGGTGACGCTCGAATTCGCGATTTGGCGTACACGTGCCGCCGGGCGATGCCT from Candidatus Nomurabacteria bacterium includes:
- a CDS encoding class I tRNA ligase family protein, which translates into the protein MPNPRPIHEMESKWQAKWAAEKTYKAETGAKNEKFFGLVEFPFPSGEGLHVGHTRSYFALDAYTRRQRMLGKNVMFPMGWDAFGLPTENFAIKHKVRPQDATNKNVANFKRQMQSMGFGFDWDREINTTDPKYYKWTQWQFKQFFESFYDREQKRARPIDQLPEYLVSIGKDPMQEKVDDYRMAFKGSSTINWCDKCKIGLANEEAVGGVCERCGSPVVEKEKSQWMIRITEYADRLLEDLDKVDYLDRVKSQQRNWIGKSEGARIKFRTNTDDVITVFTTRPDTIFGVTYVTLAPEHELVSSWLKGGFIKNSDEAKAYISAASAKTEEERQAEQQTKSGVKLEGITVTNPVNSEVVPVFISDYVLAGYGTGAVMAVPAHDDRDFAFAKAFDLPIKQVVAEHHIDVKNPPVEGKPTVARKTVQALIRDPKNGKILCLNWKKHPWTTFVIGGVEGDEDPVDAILREIKEETGYTNLSLVRQLGPSLVAEYFAAHKNENRYADVTGYLFELISDEHEIISAEEQEKHELVWLDRSEITPERMTCSELGAWMWNLDHPEGRAFTDNGIAVNSDFINGLPTWKAKMDMTSWLTEYGKGEYAATFRLRDWVFSRQRYWGEPMPIVHCDQCGFVAVPDDQLPVVLPEVEAYEPGEDGSSPLAKIDEWVNTSCPSCGGKAKRETDVMPNWAGSSWYFLRYCDPHNDEAFASQEAMNYWMPVNLYNGGMEHTTLHLLYSRFWHKFLWDLGHIPKEVGPEPYAKRRSHGLVMAEGGEKMSKSKGNVVNPDDVIAAHGADVFKVYELFMGPFDQAVPWDTNGIEGVKRFLDKIWQLFDRENEVPEASAALETLYHQTVKKVGEGIDELQFNTCVSSLMILVNAFQDHGGIPASMKKGFVGIVAPFIPHLSEELWMKLGEKGSVHLSAWPKYNESKLVADTFELVVQVNGKVRAKLQASTSITEEEAKALALNAEGIATWLDGKEPKKVIYIKGKLVSIVM
- a CDS encoding Rieske 2Fe-2S domain-containing protein: MSQNVPYKTIPNGWYVVSTSDELKKREIKSLRYFGRDLVLYRDNNNQARLVDAYCPHMGAHFGDGKIIKNELVCPFHGFAFDGTGRCTRTPYPTKRPPQRAKLTTYPIREQNGLILAYYDAIGADPHWNVPALDMNKWRPFTFHDWVFRGHPQETGENSVDLGHFGAVHSYASAIAVKPLAIQGQTLKSGYAVKRSLDWIYLPGLNAELRFEADVHGLGYSLVRAGVAAVGLHVRLLVLSTPIEVDRLHLRIACSVKDHPIPGLTRLVHKIALRSYAHDVSQDIPMWKSKIYIEKPLLAEGDGPIIQYRKWVQQFYPQTC